A genome region from Neisseria meningitidis includes the following:
- the mgtE gene encoding magnesium transporter, which produces MSIEPTPPNLENDGIENDVERVSADFDRVHSLCEILEPAFEQIENGTPLEDAPLRDKLTELTVLLSELHPADVAAVLESLPPRERNIIWILVKPEDDGEVLLEVSDAVRETLIESMDKDELLAAVDDLDADELAELADDLPHQVVYEALQTRDEEERAQVKAAMSYEDNQVGAIMDFELVSIRADVACEVVLRYLRRFDSLPDHTDKIFVVDENDVLQGVLPIRKLLVADPEDLVENVMAKDVVRFRAEDDVEETAQAFERYDLVTAPVVDENKKLIGRVTVDEMVDVIREESEADMLNMAGLQEEEDLFAPVLDSVKNRWMWLAVNLCTAFLASRVIGAFEGSIEKIVALAALMPIVAGIGGNSGNQTITMIVRAMAMGQLTDMQAGRLLKKEVGVALVNGIIWGTVMGAVSWLLYGSLGIGLVMIAAMTLNLLLAATVGVLIPVVMEKFGRDPALGSSVLITAVTDSGGFLIFLGLATLFLL; this is translated from the coding sequence ATGAGCATCGAACCAACCCCTCCGAACCTTGAAAACGACGGTATCGAAAACGATGTAGAACGCGTTTCCGCCGATTTCGACCGTGTCCACTCCCTCTGCGAAATCCTCGAACCTGCTTTTGAACAAATCGAAAACGGTACACCGCTCGAAGACGCGCCGCTGCGCGACAAGCTGACCGAGCTGACCGTCCTCTTGAGCGAGCTGCACCCTGCCGACGTGGCGGCGGTGTTGGAATCGCTGCCGCCGCGCGAACGCAATATCATCTGGATTTTAGTGAAACCCGAAGACGACGGCGAAGTATTGCTGGAAGTATCCGACGCGGTGCGCGAAACGCTGATCGAGTCGATGGACAAAGACGAATTGTTGGCGGCGGTCGATGATTTGGACGCGGACGAATTGGCGGAGCTGGCAGACGATTTGCCGCACCAAGTGGTTTATGAAGCCTTACAGACGCGCGATGAGGAAGAACGCGCCCAAGTCAAGGCGGCAATGTCCTACGAAGACAACCAAGTCGGTGCGATTATGGACTTCGAGTTGGTCAGCATCCGCGCCGATGTCGCCTGCGAAGTGGTGCTGCGTTACCTGCGCCGCTTCGACAGCCTGCCCGACCATACCGACAAGATTTTTGTGGTCGATGAAAACGATGTGTTGCAGGGCGTGCTGCCCATCCGCAAACTTTTGGTCGCCGATCCCGAAGATTTGGTGGAAAACGTGATGGCGAAAGATGTCGTGCGTTTCCGCGCCGAAGACGACGTGGAAGAAACGGCGCAGGCATTCGAACGCTATGACTTGGTTACCGCGCCCGTCGTCGATGAAAACAAAAAGCTCATCGGCAGGGTGACCGTTGACGAAATGGTGGACGTGATCCGCGAAGAATCCGAAGCGGATATGTTGAATATGGCGGGTTTGCAAGAAGAGGAAGACTTATTCGCCCCCGTCTTGGATTCCGTCAAAAACCGCTGGATGTGGCTCGCCGTCAACCTCTGCACCGCCTTCCTCGCCAGCCGTGTTATCGGCGCGTTTGAAGGCAGCATCGAAAAAATCGTCGCACTCGCCGCGCTGATGCCCATCGTCGCCGGCATAGGCGGTAACTCGGGCAACCAGACGATTACCATGATTGTCCGCGCGATGGCGATGGGGCAGCTGACGGATATGCAGGCGGGGCGTTTGCTGAAAAAAGAAGTCGGTGTCGCCTTGGTCAACGGCATCATTTGGGGAACGGTCATGGGCGCAGTATCTTGGCTGCTTTACGGCAGCCTCGGCATCGGGCTGGTTATGATTGCCGCGATGACGCTCAACCTCCTGCTGGCGGCAACCGTCGGCGTATTAATTCCCGTGGTAATGGAAAAGTTCGGACGCGATCCCGCACTGGGCAGCTCGGTGCTGATTACCGCCGTTACCGAC